One genomic segment of Panicum virgatum strain AP13 chromosome 2N, P.virgatum_v5, whole genome shotgun sequence includes these proteins:
- the LOC120661751 gene encoding adenylyl-sulfate kinase 3-like isoform X1 — MDAPRAARLAVAARPPGPRAPARLRFASSTAPRRAGWWWCPRDPRADSSGGGNTFPSPGRCSRLALAHRNRRPAANLGLPPHRPARSLAAGIGTRVTGDGGCDCEGRPLVECAGDRPIQEPAGVVEEKASTMPSTVPKSLNIFWHDCAVGKADRQKLLKQKGCVVWITGLSGSGKSTLACTLGRELHTRGKLAYVLDGDNLRHGLNKDLGFKAEDRVENIRRVGEVAKLFADAGLVCIASLISPYRRDREACRALLSDGSFVEVFLNMSLELCEARDPKGLYKLARAGKIKGFTGIDDPYEAPLNCEIEIKEVDGVCPTPSDMAGQVVTYLEEKGFLHE; from the exons ATGGACGCCCCACGAGCGGCACGCCTCGCGGTCGCGGCGCGCCCACCCGGCCCGCGTGCCCCGGCCCGCCTCCGgttcgcctcctccaccgcaccgcggcgcgcggggtggtggtggtgccctCGCGATCCCCGTGCCGATTCCAGCGGTGGTGGGAACACCTTTCCCTCCCCTGGCCGCTGCTCGCGCCTCGCGCTCGCGCACCGGAACCGGCGCCCCGCCGCGAATCTAGGGTTGCCTCCGCACCGACCCGCGAGATCCCTAGCCGCCGGGATTGGGACGAGGGTAACAGGCGACGGAGGCTGCGACTGCGAGGGACGCCCCCTCGTCGAATGCGCCGGCGACCGGCCGATTCAGGAGCCCGCAGGAG TAGTTGAGGAGAAAGCTTCGACAATGCCATCCACTGTGCCAAAGTCATTAAATATCTTCTGGCATGATTGTGCTGTTGGCAAGGCTGATCGTCAGAAGCTACTTAAGCAGAAAGGTTGTGTCGTCTGGATTACAGGCCTTAGTGGTTCAG GTAAAAGTACCTTGGCATGTACATTAGGCCGAGAGCTCCATACAAGAGGGAAGCTTGCATATGTTCTTGACGGTGATAACTTAAGACATGGACTAAACAAGGATCTTGGCTTTAAAGCTGAAGATCGTGTTGAAAATATAAGGAGAGTTG GTGAGGTAGCAAAGTTATTTGCAGATGCGGGCCTTGTATGTATTGCAAGTTTGATATCTCCATATAGGAGAGATCGTGAAGCTTGCCGTGCATTATTATCTGATGGTAGCTTTGTTGAA gttttcttgaacatgtccttgGAGTTATGTGAAGCAAGGGATCCAAAGGGTCTTTATAAGCTTGCTCGTGCAGGAAAAATAAAGG GATTTACTGGAATCGATGACCCCTATGAAGCACCACTGAATTGTGAG ATTGAGATCAAGGAAGTGGACGGTGTATGCCCCACACCTTCTGACATGGCGGGACAGGTGGTTACTTACCTTGAGGAGAAAGGCTTCCTTCACGAGTAG
- the LOC120658986 gene encoding uncharacterized protein LOC120658986, with translation MASLVHQVSMPARAMAACDEELVPQGFSCFGRSLSRASSSSRLEYRALQPEQGEERRAAQDARSARAKLRWKAVAHEIMAKGGGGGGGARRRRQQQLAAFSYDSRSYALNFDQGAAE, from the coding sequence ATGGCCAGCCTCGTGCACCAGGTGTCCATGCCGGCGAGGGCGATGGCGGCGTGCGACGAGGAGCTGGTCCCGCAGGGCTTCAGCTGCTTCGGCCGCTCGCTGTCGCGGGCGTCGTCGTCGAGCCGGCTGGAGTACAGGGCGCTGCAGCCGGAGCAGGGCGAGGAGAGGCGAGCCGCGCAGGACGCGCGGTCGGCGCGCGCCAAGCTGCGGTGGAAGGCCGTGGCGCACGAGATCAtggccaagggcggcggcggcggcggcggcgcgcggcggaggaggcagcagcagctggcGGCGTTCAGCTACGACTCCCGGAGCTACGCGCTCAACTTCGACCAGGGCGCCGCCGAGTAG
- the LOC120658987 gene encoding uncharacterized protein LOC120658987, with protein MVFSAAILAVAARAPAELCQSPPRPGRRRLRADEVLRALFLPPARELGRLGDFLFAFFCLPLPEYYVPGSGRGGGWVARAPVLYTYRRSLSVASSSFSSSSMSSSEED; from the coding sequence ATGGTGTTCAGCGCCGCGAtcctggcggtggcggcgcgcgcgccggcggagcTGTGCCAGAGCCCGCCGcgcccggggcggcggcggctgcgcgcggACGAGGTCCTGCGCGCGCTCTTCCTGCCGCCCGCGCGGGAGCTCGGGCGCCTGGGGGACTTCCTCTTCGCCTTCTTCTGCCTCCCGCTGCCGGAGTACTACGTGCCCGggtccggccgcggcggcgggtgggtGGCGCGGGCGCCGGTGCTGTATACCTACCGGAGGTCGCTCTCGGTCGCCTCCTCGTCCTTCTCGTCGTCGTCCATGTCCTCGTCGGAGGAGGATTGA
- the LOC120661751 gene encoding adenylyl-sulfate kinase 3-like isoform X4 has protein sequence MPSTVPKSLNIFWHDCAVGKADRQKLLKQKGCVVWITGLSGSGKSTLACTLGRELHTRGKLAYVLDGDNLRHGLNKDLGFKAEDRVENIRRVGEVAKLFADAGLVCIASLISPYRRDREACRALLSDGSFVEVFLNMSLELCEARDPKGLYKLARAGKIKGFTGIDDPYEAPLNCEIEIKEVDGVCPTPSDMAGQVVTYLEEKGFLHE, from the exons ATGCCATCCACTGTGCCAAAGTCATTAAATATCTTCTGGCATGATTGTGCTGTTGGCAAGGCTGATCGTCAGAAGCTACTTAAGCAGAAAGGTTGTGTCGTCTGGATTACAGGCCTTAGTGGTTCAG GTAAAAGTACCTTGGCATGTACATTAGGCCGAGAGCTCCATACAAGAGGGAAGCTTGCATATGTTCTTGACGGTGATAACTTAAGACATGGACTAAACAAGGATCTTGGCTTTAAAGCTGAAGATCGTGTTGAAAATATAAGGAGAGTTG GTGAGGTAGCAAAGTTATTTGCAGATGCGGGCCTTGTATGTATTGCAAGTTTGATATCTCCATATAGGAGAGATCGTGAAGCTTGCCGTGCATTATTATCTGATGGTAGCTTTGTTGAA gttttcttgaacatgtccttgGAGTTATGTGAAGCAAGGGATCCAAAGGGTCTTTATAAGCTTGCTCGTGCAGGAAAAATAAAGG GATTTACTGGAATCGATGACCCCTATGAAGCACCACTGAATTGTGAG ATTGAGATCAAGGAAGTGGACGGTGTATGCCCCACACCTTCTGACATGGCGGGACAGGTGGTTACTTACCTTGAGGAGAAAGGCTTCCTTCACGAGTAG
- the LOC120661751 gene encoding adenylyl-sulfate kinase 4, chloroplastic-like isoform X3 produces MDAPRAARLAVAARPPGPRAPARLRFASSTAPRRAGWWWCPRDPRADSSGGGNTFPSPGRCSRLALAHRNRRPAANLGLPPHRPARSLAAGIGTRVTGDGGCDCEGRPLVECAGDRPIQEPAGVVEEKASTMPSTVPKSLNIFWHDCAVGKADRQKLLKQKGCVVWITGLSGSGKSTLACTLGRELHTRGKLAYVLDGDNLRHGLNKDLGFKAEDRVENIRRVGEVAKLFADAGLVCIASLISPYRRDREACRALLSDGSFVEDLLESMTPMKHH; encoded by the exons ATGGACGCCCCACGAGCGGCACGCCTCGCGGTCGCGGCGCGCCCACCCGGCCCGCGTGCCCCGGCCCGCCTCCGgttcgcctcctccaccgcaccgcggcgcgcggggtggtggtggtgccctCGCGATCCCCGTGCCGATTCCAGCGGTGGTGGGAACACCTTTCCCTCCCCTGGCCGCTGCTCGCGCCTCGCGCTCGCGCACCGGAACCGGCGCCCCGCCGCGAATCTAGGGTTGCCTCCGCACCGACCCGCGAGATCCCTAGCCGCCGGGATTGGGACGAGGGTAACAGGCGACGGAGGCTGCGACTGCGAGGGACGCCCCCTCGTCGAATGCGCCGGCGACCGGCCGATTCAGGAGCCCGCAGGAG TAGTTGAGGAGAAAGCTTCGACAATGCCATCCACTGTGCCAAAGTCATTAAATATCTTCTGGCATGATTGTGCTGTTGGCAAGGCTGATCGTCAGAAGCTACTTAAGCAGAAAGGTTGTGTCGTCTGGATTACAGGCCTTAGTGGTTCAG GTAAAAGTACCTTGGCATGTACATTAGGCCGAGAGCTCCATACAAGAGGGAAGCTTGCATATGTTCTTGACGGTGATAACTTAAGACATGGACTAAACAAGGATCTTGGCTTTAAAGCTGAAGATCGTGTTGAAAATATAAGGAGAGTTG GTGAGGTAGCAAAGTTATTTGCAGATGCGGGCCTTGTATGTATTGCAAGTTTGATATCTCCATATAGGAGAGATCGTGAAGCTTGCCGTGCATTATTATCTGATGGTAGCTTTGTTGAA GATTTACTGGAATCGATGACCCCTATGAAGCACCACTGA
- the LOC120661751 gene encoding adenylyl-sulfate kinase 3-like isoform X2 yields the protein MDAPRAARLAVAARPPGPRAPARLRFASSTAPRRAGWWWCPRDPRADSSGGGNTFPSPGRCSRLALAHRNRRPAANLGLPPHRPARSLAAGIGTRVTGDGGCDCEGRPLVECAGDRPIQEPAGVEEKASTMPSTVPKSLNIFWHDCAVGKADRQKLLKQKGCVVWITGLSGSGKSTLACTLGRELHTRGKLAYVLDGDNLRHGLNKDLGFKAEDRVENIRRVGEVAKLFADAGLVCIASLISPYRRDREACRALLSDGSFVEVFLNMSLELCEARDPKGLYKLARAGKIKGFTGIDDPYEAPLNCEIEIKEVDGVCPTPSDMAGQVVTYLEEKGFLHE from the exons ATGGACGCCCCACGAGCGGCACGCCTCGCGGTCGCGGCGCGCCCACCCGGCCCGCGTGCCCCGGCCCGCCTCCGgttcgcctcctccaccgcaccgcggcgcgcggggtggtggtggtgccctCGCGATCCCCGTGCCGATTCCAGCGGTGGTGGGAACACCTTTCCCTCCCCTGGCCGCTGCTCGCGCCTCGCGCTCGCGCACCGGAACCGGCGCCCCGCCGCGAATCTAGGGTTGCCTCCGCACCGACCCGCGAGATCCCTAGCCGCCGGGATTGGGACGAGGGTAACAGGCGACGGAGGCTGCGACTGCGAGGGACGCCCCCTCGTCGAATGCGCCGGCGACCGGCCGATTCAGGAGCCCGCAGGAG TTGAGGAGAAAGCTTCGACAATGCCATCCACTGTGCCAAAGTCATTAAATATCTTCTGGCATGATTGTGCTGTTGGCAAGGCTGATCGTCAGAAGCTACTTAAGCAGAAAGGTTGTGTCGTCTGGATTACAGGCCTTAGTGGTTCAG GTAAAAGTACCTTGGCATGTACATTAGGCCGAGAGCTCCATACAAGAGGGAAGCTTGCATATGTTCTTGACGGTGATAACTTAAGACATGGACTAAACAAGGATCTTGGCTTTAAAGCTGAAGATCGTGTTGAAAATATAAGGAGAGTTG GTGAGGTAGCAAAGTTATTTGCAGATGCGGGCCTTGTATGTATTGCAAGTTTGATATCTCCATATAGGAGAGATCGTGAAGCTTGCCGTGCATTATTATCTGATGGTAGCTTTGTTGAA gttttcttgaacatgtccttgGAGTTATGTGAAGCAAGGGATCCAAAGGGTCTTTATAAGCTTGCTCGTGCAGGAAAAATAAAGG GATTTACTGGAATCGATGACCCCTATGAAGCACCACTGAATTGTGAG ATTGAGATCAAGGAAGTGGACGGTGTATGCCCCACACCTTCTGACATGGCGGGACAGGTGGTTACTTACCTTGAGGAGAAAGGCTTCCTTCACGAGTAG
- the LOC120661750 gene encoding 40S ribosomal protein S13-1-like, producing the protein MGRMYGPGKGMSSSVLPYARSAPGWVRSSAAEVEDAIVRAAKKGQLPSQIGTLLRDAHGVPLVHGVTGRKILRVLRARGLAPEVPEDLYFLIKKAVAIRKHLDRNRTDVDAKFRLILVESRVHRLSRYYRRAKKIPASWKYESNTASTLVA; encoded by the coding sequence atgggccgCATGTACGGCCCCGGGAAGGGCATGTCCTCGTCGGTGCTGCCCTACGCTCGCTCCGCGCCCGGGTGGGTCAGGTCGtccgcggcggaggtggaggacgcGATCGTGCGCGCCGCCAAGAAGGGCCAGCTGCCATCGCAGATCGGCACGCTGCTCCGCGACGCGCACGGCGTGCCGCTGGTCCACGGCGTCACGGGGCGCAAGATCCTGCGCGTGCTCAGGGCCCGCGGCCTCGCGCCGGAGGTGCCCGAGGACCTCTACTTCCTCATCAAGAAGGCCGTCGCGATCAGGAAGCACCTGGACAGGAACCGGACGGACGTGGACGCCAAGTTCCGCCTCATCCTCGTCGAGAGCAGGGTCCACCGCCTCTCCCGCTACTACCGCCGCGCCAAGAAGATCCCCGCCTCCTGGAAGTACGAATCCAACACCGCGAGCACTCTGGTGGCTTGA